From the Leptospira biflexa serovar Patoc strain 'Patoc 1 (Paris)' genome, one window contains:
- a CDS encoding PAS domain S-box protein yields the protein MTLEEAKEKIAYLENLLKDRNQTTYKTIFDQDENAVVVFDLESGLFIDCNAKLTSVLGFTKEQLLTLSVIDISPKYQPNGQPSEVLAFQYIEDGFKFGTVKFDWVHINHLGEEIFCEVQLYNYIQEDGKRFAKGVIQKKDQILELQKKLDEKEKLLSKVTKTLPAIIYIQDLATDEFLYLNNSIESFLGFEVEPILTYEFLIKHILHPDDLDLINTHAKKMLDEKNTDIYVLDFRVFHKNGNVHWFRVWETNFSFNKDGIPTEVLGVAQDITNTKRIELDLKKQNELSEEIRRISKSGVWEWTTQSNLMFWTPDLYHLLKVNPNQFNPTIQSFIQFFSETSKSIFIEALNKAEKEFSPFDLELEIAGDPNFWVRVQGKSIHSETDKNIIIGSIEDIDDTRKKRIALLENEARFHQVANQTGLIIYDYDIKHDKITWDGAIQSVLGYDIEEFNHLDIEGWLNLIHPDDRMFTKELLADAIGTRSPYHAFYRIRRKDNIYIPIEDRGTFINSDIFTDPRQVGVLENVSAKFEFESKLQSKEERFRNFYNFASEAIIITEGDLIIDANLAFRKLFGYESIQNVYVNEIIADPLWNGIYNKDKSFSLEGIKKDGTLIPIQVNKKEIEEGKFILSFIDLTLINEAESIKVALKEIQEKNNLIINQKYELEKTIDELKLTQSQLIQNEKMASLGQLIAGIAHEINNPMGAIQASSQLILENIKNQILNQDKIIQLLSTIKTEKRELYFQWMVSSFIKRNHLHGSEARRVKKSIRERLENLGCNDSEYIAEEVVDLGVQDCLPMIEQLCHDEDFLEFFNYGMVYIHTTQNLNSILESIQRVSKILYALKNFSHFDKYGEKTMTDLISNIETVLILYNSQIKSGIEVIREYPSSQVFLYCYPDDLIQVWTNLIFNAIQAMSYKGILSVSIKETEVDENRKKWIQVSIEDNGCGIKAEIKDKIFEPFFTTKELGEGSGLGLDIVKRVVLKHEGRIEVESQPGKTIFTILLPIPEDTTH from the coding sequence ATGACTCTCGAGGAGGCAAAAGAAAAAATCGCCTATTTGGAGAATCTACTAAAAGATAGGAACCAAACCACTTACAAAACTATTTTCGACCAAGACGAAAATGCAGTTGTTGTATTTGACTTAGAAAGTGGACTTTTCATCGACTGCAATGCAAAATTAACTTCTGTTCTCGGATTCACAAAAGAACAATTATTAACTTTATCTGTCATCGATATCAGTCCCAAGTACCAACCAAATGGACAACCTTCAGAAGTCTTAGCCTTTCAATACATTGAAGATGGATTCAAATTTGGAACTGTAAAATTTGATTGGGTTCACATCAACCACCTTGGGGAAGAAATTTTTTGTGAAGTCCAGCTATACAATTACATCCAAGAAGATGGGAAACGTTTTGCAAAAGGAGTGATTCAAAAAAAAGACCAAATCCTTGAGTTACAAAAAAAACTAGATGAAAAAGAAAAATTATTATCAAAAGTCACAAAAACTTTACCTGCCATCATTTATATCCAAGACCTAGCTACAGACGAATTTTTATATTTAAACAATAGTATCGAAAGTTTTTTAGGTTTCGAAGTTGAACCAATCTTAACTTACGAATTCTTAATCAAACATATTCTACACCCAGACGACCTTGACTTGATCAATACACACGCAAAAAAGATGTTAGATGAAAAAAATACTGATATCTATGTTCTTGACTTTCGAGTATTTCATAAAAATGGGAACGTTCATTGGTTTCGTGTTTGGGAAACCAATTTTTCTTTCAATAAAGATGGAATACCGACGGAAGTATTGGGTGTTGCTCAAGATATTACGAATACCAAAAGAATTGAATTAGATTTAAAGAAACAAAATGAACTGAGTGAAGAAATCAGACGTATCTCTAAGTCAGGAGTTTGGGAATGGACAACACAATCAAATTTAATGTTTTGGACTCCAGATTTATACCACTTACTCAAAGTGAATCCAAACCAATTCAATCCCACCATCCAATCTTTCATTCAATTCTTTTCGGAAACTAGTAAATCTATCTTCATTGAAGCTTTGAACAAAGCAGAAAAAGAATTTTCTCCATTTGATTTGGAACTTGAAATCGCAGGGGATCCAAATTTTTGGGTTCGTGTTCAAGGCAAATCCATCCATTCTGAAACCGATAAAAATATTATCATAGGTAGTATTGAAGATATTGATGACACCAGAAAAAAAAGGATTGCTTTACTCGAAAACGAAGCCCGTTTTCATCAAGTAGCAAACCAAACAGGACTTATCATTTATGATTACGACATCAAACATGATAAAATCACATGGGACGGAGCCATTCAATCTGTTTTAGGTTATGATATTGAGGAATTCAACCATTTAGATATCGAAGGTTGGTTGAATTTAATCCATCCTGATGATCGAATGTTTACAAAAGAGTTACTAGCCGATGCAATTGGGACTAGAAGTCCATATCACGCATTTTATCGAATTCGCAGAAAAGACAATATTTATATCCCCATCGAAGATAGAGGAACATTTATAAACTCTGACATCTTCACTGATCCAAGACAAGTGGGAGTATTGGAAAATGTATCTGCAAAGTTTGAATTTGAATCCAAATTACAAAGTAAGGAAGAACGATTTCGAAATTTTTATAATTTTGCGAGTGAAGCAATCATTATTACCGAAGGAGATTTGATCATAGATGCAAACCTTGCATTTAGAAAGTTATTTGGTTATGAATCCATTCAAAATGTATATGTAAATGAAATTATTGCGGACCCACTTTGGAATGGAATTTATAACAAAGACAAAAGTTTTTCTCTAGAAGGGATCAAAAAAGATGGAACTTTAATTCCGATTCAAGTGAACAAAAAGGAAATCGAAGAAGGAAAATTCATTTTGTCCTTTATTGACCTAACTCTGATTAACGAAGCTGAGTCAATTAAAGTTGCATTGAAAGAAATCCAAGAAAAAAATAATCTCATCATCAATCAAAAATATGAATTAGAAAAAACGATTGATGAACTTAAATTAACCCAATCGCAATTGATTCAGAATGAAAAAATGGCATCATTAGGTCAGTTAATTGCTGGGATTGCACATGAAATCAACAACCCAATGGGAGCAATCCAAGCATCAAGCCAACTCATCTTAGAAAATATCAAAAACCAAATCCTAAACCAAGACAAAATCATCCAATTATTATCTACCATAAAAACAGAAAAACGCGAGTTATACTTTCAATGGATGGTAAGTTCATTCATTAAAAGAAATCACCTTCATGGCTCGGAAGCGCGAAGAGTAAAAAAATCCATACGAGAAAGATTAGAAAATTTAGGTTGTAACGATTCTGAATATATTGCTGAGGAAGTTGTAGATTTAGGTGTCCAAGACTGTTTGCCAATGATCGAACAACTATGTCATGACGAAGACTTTTTGGAATTCTTTAATTACGGAATGGTATATATACATACGACCCAAAACTTGAATTCGATTTTGGAATCAATCCAACGTGTTTCGAAAATTTTATATGCACTCAAAAACTTTTCTCATTTTGATAAATATGGAGAAAAAACCATGACCGATTTAATCTCCAATATCGAAACAGTTTTAATCCTATACAATAGCCAAATCAAATCAGGAATCGAAGTCATCCGAGAATATCCGAGTTCACAAGTTTTCTTATATTGTTATCCTGATGATCTCATCCAAGTTTGGACCAATTTGATTTTTAATGCCATCCAAGCCATGTCTTACAAAGGGATCCTTTCAGTATCTATCAAAGAAACCGAAGTTGATGAAAATCGAAAGAAATGGATTCAGGTGAGCATTGAAGATAATGGATGCGGAATCAAAGCTGAAATCAAAGATAAAATCTTTGAACCATTTTTTACAACAAAAGAGTTAGGTGAAGGAAGTGGCCTAGGTTTGGACATTGTAAAGCGTGTGGTCCTAAAACATGAAGGCCGAATTGAGGTAGAATCACAACCAGGAAAAACAATTTTTACGATCCTTTTGCCAATTCCCGAAGACACAACCCATTGA
- a CDS encoding VOC family protein — MAFQQIQTGIITEKLKETKEFYQTWLGLEIKFETEWFILLCLPNQPEIELAIMAPNQVQVRKPYFQKPYQNAGVWLIFETKEIEQEYQKMKEKKAPIDLTLTEEEWGDVHFTLVDPNGIGIDIVQERNMNS; from the coding sequence ATGGCATTCCAACAAATCCAAACTGGAATCATTACTGAAAAATTAAAAGAGACGAAAGAATTTTACCAAACATGGTTAGGATTAGAAATTAAATTTGAGACAGAATGGTTCATTCTTCTCTGTTTACCCAATCAACCTGAAATTGAACTTGCAATCATGGCACCAAACCAAGTTCAGGTGAGAAAACCGTATTTCCAAAAACCGTATCAAAATGCAGGTGTATGGCTTATATTTGAAACAAAAGAGATCGAACAAGAATACCAAAAGATGAAAGAAAAAAAGGCACCTATTGACCTAACTTTAACAGAAGAAGAATGGGGTGACGTTCATTTTACACTAGTTGATCCAAACGGAATCGGAATTGATATTGTCCAAGAAAGAAATATGAATTCATAA
- a CDS encoding AraC family transcriptional regulator, whose translation MVCVKPKPNLYPVWKQIEEQLEKEIGLNQIAFLTGYSDWHFHRFFKSVQKENIKTYIKRLRLEKAAYELKISNFPILEIGMEAGFSSHEAFTKAFKRVIGITPSEFRKKHQIKMKDLSLSQLSLPSGLTKHSFQKKTISPFSILFIRHLGSYQLLPGPIPNSKEMIQLKTLFSKWDLLEFHHKWIGISQDDPDVTCKDNIRFDLGFTISEKFPSPPDGFGKQTIPGGNYLQIRYTGDYENLPMIYDWILNQYCIVSKLKLKNNPPWECYLNPFEPIPDKRITDIYIPLE comes from the coding sequence ATGGTCTGTGTGAAGCCCAAACCAAATTTGTACCCAGTCTGGAAACAAATTGAAGAACAACTGGAAAAAGAAATTGGTTTGAATCAAATTGCATTTCTAACAGGGTATAGCGATTGGCACTTCCATCGATTTTTTAAATCCGTACAAAAGGAAAACATAAAGACCTATATCAAAAGACTACGATTGGAGAAAGCCGCCTATGAATTGAAGATTTCCAATTTCCCAATTTTGGAAATTGGGATGGAAGCTGGATTTTCTTCTCACGAGGCATTTACGAAAGCATTCAAACGTGTGATTGGGATCACTCCTTCTGAATTTAGAAAAAAACACCAGATAAAAATGAAGGATCTCAGTTTATCACAACTCTCACTTCCAAGTGGATTGACAAAACATAGTTTCCAAAAGAAAACGATATCCCCTTTCTCCATTCTATTCATTCGCCATCTGGGGAGTTATCAATTGTTACCTGGTCCTATTCCCAATAGCAAAGAAATGATACAACTCAAAACATTGTTTTCAAAATGGGATCTTCTCGAATTCCATCATAAATGGATTGGGATTTCGCAAGATGATCCAGATGTCACATGCAAAGATAACATTCGTTTTGATCTTGGTTTTACAATCAGTGAAAAATTTCCAAGCCCTCCAGATGGTTTTGGAAAACAAACGATCCCTGGTGGGAATTACCTACAAATTCGTTACACTGGTGATTATGAAAATTTGCCCATGATTTATGATTGGATTCTGAATCAATATTGTATCGTATCAAAATTAAAATTGAAAAACAATCCACCTTGGGAGTGTTATCTGAATCCTTTTGAGCCAATTCCCGATAAAAGGATCACAGATATTTACATTCCTTTAGAATGA
- a CDS encoding SGNH/GDSL hydrolase family protein translates to MKRIPYLLIFLLLTLESCVIFQATKVPSNNTKNTLAGDVSKSPKIVFLGDSITHGRVSYDYVESIRNHPKLQNALVVNEGINSRLTVQILEELDSVIQLKPDYVFLLIGTNDLKATLSQEEYDRYASLWKLKDPVTEDSFARNLNLIIERIQKNTKAKIIVSSPPVLGEDPKSIPFLRSKRFAELTKDVCAKHKVSYIPLHETLTKELELLPNLPKKAYVQSTWSMYWTILKYYSTTSSWNDLGESNGYYFLTDAIHLNERGGKIFEQMILETLLSP, encoded by the coding sequence ATGAAACGGATTCCCTATTTATTGATTTTTCTTCTATTAACCCTCGAATCTTGTGTAATCTTCCAAGCGACAAAAGTTCCTTCCAATAACACCAAAAACACACTCGCAGGTGACGTTTCCAAATCCCCTAAGATTGTATTTTTGGGTGATAGTATTACCCATGGCCGTGTGAGTTATGATTATGTGGAATCCATTCGTAATCATCCAAAACTGCAGAATGCGTTGGTGGTCAACGAAGGGATCAATAGTCGTTTGACAGTTCAAATTTTAGAAGAGTTAGATTCCGTCATCCAGCTAAAGCCAGATTATGTATTTTTACTCATTGGGACCAATGACCTGAAGGCAACTTTATCTCAAGAGGAATATGATCGATACGCAAGTTTGTGGAAATTAAAAGATCCAGTGACGGAAGATAGTTTTGCTCGCAATTTGAATTTGATTATAGAACGAATTCAAAAAAACACAAAAGCTAAAATCATTGTATCATCCCCGCCCGTTTTAGGCGAAGATCCAAAATCTATTCCTTTTTTAAGATCAAAACGGTTTGCAGAGCTCACAAAAGACGTCTGCGCAAAACATAAAGTAAGTTACATACCTCTACATGAAACGTTAACCAAAGAATTGGAATTACTGCCGAATCTTCCCAAAAAAGCATACGTACAAAGTACTTGGAGTATGTATTGGACCATTTTGAAGTATTATTCAACCACATCCTCATGGAATGATTTAGGAGAATCTAACGGATATTACTTTTTGACAGATGCCATCCATCTGAATGAACGCGGCGGAAAAATCTTTGAACAAATGATTTTAGAAACATTATTGTCTCCTTAA